The Papaver somniferum cultivar HN1 chromosome 3, ASM357369v1, whole genome shotgun sequence genome includes a region encoding these proteins:
- the LOC113357344 gene encoding probable F-box protein At2g36090 — translation MGISVMESESVAILCGDLFHDILGRLDGTTLATAACVCAAFCSISKQEKIWENVCHSLWPCTNRDDVRSLILSIGGYRKFYSDCFPLIVNKDVCLSHWDPSLDYPEGWAEAEYYGDLDVFKSISPSDFVSIVDVIYKGKSIYSKVLWGIPDSDSINGWFRNCPFRVDLLTNSDREHDHHEVTLSVDDGLPSVTCIERERKDGKLWKELCDGIRLSWIIVNKKLKQAANISSWIPLGGQRHWPTDRDFLIRFGSILPAKDILPCQVAECILVMKFRVALITDGEGNQTTLELTELSLQLEDMEGSHVNGRNSLLVLKEALNCRRSKNYSEVLESCHIYSKVQSELKEEKMRNESRLDRLCLLSGIAAFFSFCYYVL, via the coding sequence ATGGGAATATCTGTCATGGAGTCTGAAAGTGTGGCAATTTTATGCGGTGACCTTTTCCATGACATATTAGGCCGTCTTGATGGTACTACTTTGGCTACTGCGGCATGTGTTTGTGCCGCTTTCTGCTCCATCTCAAAGCAAGAGAAAATATGGGAAAATGTGTGTCACTCTCTCTGGCCTTGTACCAATAGGGATGATGTTAGGAGTTTGATTTTATCGATCGGAGGGTATAGAAAGTTCTATTCAGATTGCTTCCCGCTTATTGTTAACAAAGATGTTTGTCTTTCTCATTGGGACCCTTCTCTTGATTACCCAGAAGGATGGGCTGAGGCTGAATATTATGGTGACCTGGATGTGTTTAAAAGTATTTCACCTTCAGATTTCGTCTCTATAGTTGATGTAATTTACAAAGGCAAATCGATATATTCGAAAGTCCTCTGGGGAATTCCTGATTCCGATAGCATCAATGGTTGGTTTCGTAACTGCCCTTTCCGCGTTGATCTCTTAACCAATTCTGACAGAGAGCATGACCACCACGAAGTTACACTTTCGGTTGATGACGGGCTACCATCAGTTACATGcattgagagagagagaaaagatggTAAACTCTGGAAGGAACTATGTGATGGGATTAGACTTAGCTGGATTATTGTGAACAAGAAGTTGAAGCAGGCTGCTAATATCTCTAGCTGGATTCCACTTGGTGGACAAAGACATTGGCCGACTGACAGAGATTTCTTGATCCGTTTTGGTTCCATTCTTCCTGCAAAAGACATTCTTCCATGCCAGGTAGCAGAGTGCATCCTCGTTATGAAATTCCGGGTTGCATTAATCACAGATGGAGAAGGAAATCAAACAACGCTGGAATTGACTGAACTAAGTTTACAGCTAGAAGACATGGAAGGTTCTCATGTTAATGGAAGAAATAGTTTGCTTGTTCTAAAGGAAGCATTAAATTGCCGCCGGAGCAAAAATTATAGTGAGGTTTTAGAATCTTGTCATATTTACTCGAAGGTTCAGAGTGAAttaaaagaagagaaaatgagaaaTGAGAGCCGTTTAGATAGACTATGTCTCTTAAGTGGAATTGCTGCATTTTTCTCTTTCTGCTATTACGTACTATGA
- the LOC113359976 gene encoding uncharacterized protein LOC113359976, whose translation MQHQSLVLDSYFQSHLLFTNNKNHLSFQSRNLLNLIKKEPSQLPLHFNLTSSSQRKRSRTNAIVCARKRRGTIGLGKSGKTLIESALRIATNLNFFPEPVNLIIREGLRSKGGNGGGFGGSWNGFRGGGGGGDGWRRKKMNLGILKYLFGVCVLVLLLVFRKESQGLSDLGIFGILGLFLLSVLERDWKRGIKSWGFGFCTCAVLMSLGFNRGEDLQKWVKSFRVSSSPFMEFVTRRKRTWTRRRRAL comes from the coding sequence atgcagCATCAAAGTTTAGTTCTTGATTCTTATTTTCAATCACATCTTCTTTTCACTAACAATAAGAATCATCTTTCTTTTCAATCAAGAAATCTCCTGAATCTGATCAAGAAAGAACCATCTCAATTACCTTTACATTTCAATCTCACATCGTCTTCTCAAAGGAAAAGATCGAGAACTAATGCAATTGTTTGTGCAAGGAAGAGAAGGGGAACAATTGGATTAGGTAAATCTGGGAAAACCCTAATAGAGTCTGCTTTACGAATTGCGACGAATCTGAATTTCTTTCCCGAACCAGTTAATCTGATCATCAGAGAAGGGCTAAGGAGTAAAGGTGGTAATGGGGGAGGATTTGGTGGTTCTTGGAATGGGTTTAGAGGAGGAGGTGGAGGAGGTGATGGATGGAGAAGGAAGAAGATGAATTTGGGGATTCTCAAGTATCTGTTTGGTGTTTGCGTTTTGGTGCTGTTATTGGTTTTCAGGAAGGAATCTCAAGGGTTGAGTGATTTAGGAATTTTTGGGATTTTAGGGTTGTTTTTGTTGAGTGTTCTTGAAAGAGATTGGAAGAGAGGGATCAAAAGTTGGGGTTTTGGATTCTGTACTTGTGCTGTTTTGATGAGCTTGGGCTTCAACAGAGGAGAAGATTTGCAGAAATGGGTCaagagttttagggtttcttcttcaccattcatGGAGTttgtaacaagaagaaaaaggacatggacaagaagaagaagagcattGTGA
- the LOC113357345 gene encoding protein trichome birefringence-like 10, with product MTERQRNQDPETTMAYLEVLKKLKRVKPIEPGILSCFLLTVFCFLSCFFYLDYYKLVVMKGFEFHQISKRFDWLGVSNETSAPVDFNGDVKRVRFYGEEGGGEDCDVFDGDWVWDESYPLYESTDCKFMDEGFRCSENGRQDKFYTKWRWQPKHCNLPRFDANTILEKLRNKRVVFVGDSIGRNQWESLLCMLSMAISDKSSIYEVNGSPITKHNGYLVFMFKDYNCTVEYYRSPFLVPQTRAPVGAPKEVKMTLKLDHMDWTSVQWRDADVLIFNTGHWWNHEKTIRGGCYFQVGKKLRMNMTVEQAYERSIETLVHWLGTEVNTSKTQVFYRTYAPVHFRGGDWKTGGSCHLETLPELASTPSRLSPQFHIVSNVFVNHANEPQMSALSLLNVTEMSTRRKDGHSSVYYIGTGGPAPLHRQDCSHWCLPGVPDVWNELLYAVYLNRVLTPPHNLHNHTRLMGK from the exons ATGACTGAGAGGCAAAGAAATCAAGACCCAGAAACAACAATGGCATACTTGGAAGTACTGAAGAAGTTAAAACGTGTAAAACCCATTGAACCAGGGATCTTGAGTTGTTTTTTGTTGACAGTTTTTTGTTtcctttcttgttttttttacttAGATTATTACAAACTTGTTGTGATGAAAGGGTTTGAGTTTCATCAGATTTCGAAGAGATTTGATTGGTTAGGAGTTAGTAATGAAACTTCTGCTCCTGTTGATTTCAATGGTGATGTTAAAAGAGTTAGATTTTATGgtgaagaaggaggaggagaagactGTGATGTGTTTGATGGTGATTGGGTATGGGATGAATCATATCCGTTGTATGAGTCTACAGATTGTAAGTTTATGGATGAAGGGTTTCGTTGTTCTGAAAATGGTAGACAAGATAAGTTCTATACTAAATGGAGATGGCAACCTAAACATTGCAACTTACCCAG ATTTGATGCAAATACAATATTGGAAAAGCTGAGAAACAAAAGAGTTGTTTTTGTTGGCGATTCAATTGGTAGAAATCAATGGGAATCACTTCTCTGTATGCTGTCAATGGCGATTTCTGACAAGAGTTCAATTTATGAAGTGAATGGAAGTCCGATAACGAAACACAATGGGTATTTGGTGTTTATGTTTAAGGATTATAATTGTACTGTGGAGTACTATAGATCTCCATTTTTAGTGCCTCAGACACGGGCGCCGGTTGGGGCTCCCAAAGAGGTGAAAATGACACTCAAATTGGATCATATGGATTGGACTTCTGTGCAGTGGAGGGATGCAGATGTGCTGATTTTTAATACCGGGCACTGGTGGAACCATGAAAAAACCATAAGAGG GGGGTGCTATTTCCAAGTAGGGAAAAAGTTGAGGATGAATATGACTGTTGAACAAGCATATGAAAGGTCGATTGAGACGTTGGTCCACTGGCTTGGTACAGAAGTGAATACAAGCAAGACCCAGGTCTTCTATCGCACCTATGCACCCGTCCATTTcag AGGCGGGGACTGGAAAACTGGAGGAAGCTGTCACTTGGAGACACTACCTGAATTAGCTTCAACTCCATCTCGACTGAGTCCCCAATTTCACATAGTCAGTAATGTATTTGTAAATCATGCAAATGAGCCTCAAATGTCTGCACTGAGCCTGCTGAACGTTACAGAAATGAGTACGCGGAGGAAAGATGGGCATTCATCTGTGTACTATATCGGAACTGGTGGTCCTGCTCCTCTTCACAGGCAGGATTGCAGCCACTGGTGCCTGCCTGGGGTTCCCGATGTATGGAATGAACTCCTTTATGCAGTCTACCTGAATAGAGTATTAACTCCTCCGCATAATTTGCATAACCACACACGACTCATGGGGAAATAG
- the LOC113357342 gene encoding nuclear transcription factor Y subunit C-2-like — MDQQGHGQPPAVGMVASAGQMPYGTAQYPSNQIIGAPPVGSIQSPGQTAGFSASQAQLVQHQLAYQQAHQQQQQQLQQHLQTFWASQYQEIEHTTDFKNHSLPLARIKKIMKADEDVRMIAAEAPVIFARACEMFILELTLRSWNHTEENKRRTLQKNDIAAAITRTDIFDFLVDIVPREDLKEEGIAMPRAGPVPVGGPSEALSYYYPPQVGAAGMMMGKPVLDPTLYGQQSHPYMPQQVWPQPPAQQQQQQQQQQQQQQQQDS; from the coding sequence ATGGATCAACAAGGACATGGACAGCCCCCAGCTGTGGGGATGGTTGCAAGTGCAGGTCAAATGCCATACGGGACAGCTCAATATCCATCTAACCAAATAATTGGGGCGCCTCCTGTAGGCTCTATCCAGTCTCCTGGCCAGACAGCCGGATTCTCTGCCTCCCAAGCCCAGCTTGTTCAACACCAACTTGCTTATCAGCAGgcccaccagcagcagcaacagcaattgCAGCAACACCTCCAGACCTTTTGGGCTAGCCAGTACCAAGAAATTGAACACACAACCGACTTCAAGAACCACAGTCTTCCATTAGCAagaattaagaaaatcatgaaagcAGATGAAGATGTAAGGATGATTGCAGCAGAGGCTCCAGTAATCTTTGCAAGGGCATGTGAGATGTTCATCTTGGAATTGACACTTCGTTCATGGAATCACACAGAAGAGAACAAACGTAGGACACTCCAAAAAAATGATATAGCTGCAGCAATTACAAGGACTGATATATTTGATTTTCTAGTTGATATTGTGCCAAGAGAGGATCTGAAAGAAGAGGGAATTGCGATGCCTAGAGCCGGGCCTGTGCCAGTTGGAGGTCCTTCTGAAGCTCTTTCTTATTATTATCCACCGCAGGTTGGAGCTGCAGGGATGATGATGGGTAAACCAGTATTAGATCCAACTTTGTATGGGCAACAATCTCATCCGTACATGCCTCAGCAGGTGTGGCCACAACCACCtgcgcagcagcagcaacagcaacagcaacaacaacaacaacaacaacaacaagattcTTGA